A segment of the Zalophus californianus isolate mZalCal1 chromosome 3, mZalCal1.pri.v2, whole genome shotgun sequence genome:
TCCCAGCTTCTGGAGGCCTCTTGCTGTTGCCCCtgcaactccccccccccccccccccccccccccggcgtgGATTGCTGCTGGAAGGACCCCGCCACGGCCTGGCTGCCCCTGATTCCCACTTCCTCTCAGGCCGGTCCACCTGCTCCGGCGCTGAGGGCCTGCGCGCATCTGGGGGCCACCACTCCGCCCACTTCGGACGGCGCGGGACCGCAGCAGTTCTGTCTTTTATAGGATGGAAAGCAAGAATAAAAGGTAGAAAGGAGGAGGAGATCGCTTCAAACCCCAGGAAATGGCCCCTTTGATTCCCTCTCCCATCCCAGCCCCCGTGCCGTGCTCACCCACCCACCGTAAAGGTTCTAGATCTCGGATCTGGAAATCCTAGCTTTCCTGTGTTTATTGTTTAGTCATTGAAGCCCCAGCAGGAGGCTTGTGTGTTTTGTGGGAAGGAGGCTGCCCCGTGGGGTCTGCGTGTAGGGAGAGAGCCGGTCGGGCCCGGGAGCAGGGCAGGCAGTCCTCAGTGAAGACGTGACCGGTCTGCGTCCCAGCGATGCGTGTGGCCTCCGGAAGCCTCTCTCAGGAGCCCCCTCCTTCCCGTGGACGAGCGGCCAGTATGGCGGAGAGCCGCAGCCTCCGGTGTCTGCGGCGCCTGGCGGGCCCGGGGGTGGGCCGCAGCTGGGGGCCACGGCGGACTGCCCGCCCGGAAGGTGCGCTGCTCACGGCCCCCATGTCGCCATGTGAGGGGCCGGCAGGGCACTCTCTGCTCCAGGAGGGGATCGGGGCCTCCCTGGAGACAGTCTGGAgatgggggagcaggaggggccaCGGGCCACTGAGACAGTGCCACCCTCTGGGGAGCCCCGGCTTTTAACAGCCTCATTCCTGAGGCGACACGTTCCAGAGAAACCGGGGGGGTGGCTCCAGGTGTGGTCGTCAGGCTTCCCCCAGAGgcacagaaccaataggatatggaaataaatataaatataaaaatgtaaatgtaaatctatataaaaatatatttaacatataattaaatatacaacaacacatatttatatttacatataatataaattatatataacatgttttaaatatatattatataaatacataaaaatctatatataaatacagtGTATAGAAATTCATGAATTTGTAAATAAGTATGAAGTAtgtaaagaaggaaggaggaacggagggagggagggcgaggCCTTGGCTCCCACGACGGTCTGAATTCTGCCGGGCAGGGTGGCAACCCGcagacccagggaagagctggTGTTGCGTCTTGAGTTCCAAGTCTGTAGGGCAGCAGGCTGAGTGTTTTTTTTATAACTCAGGCCATGGTCTTGAGGCAGAAATCCTTTTTCTCCAGGAAATCTCAGGTTcttaaggccttcagctgattggctAAGGCCCACCGACATCGTGGAAGGTGATCTACTTACTCAAAGTCAGTTGATTGCAGGTCTCAAAAAATAAGCTTCGTGGCCACGTCTGCACTAACACGGGAGCACAGAGCTGGGCAGCCTGGTGGTTAGCTGGCACACAGGTGCTGCCGTGGGGATGGACTCAGCCGCGGGCACTGGGACCTCTGCCGGACGGTGATCCTCACAGGCGGTGTCCCTCCCTCTGCCGTGCGCACACACCGGGAGAGGCGGCTGGTCCTTTCATCACCCGGGGGGACACGTGCTGCCTTTCTGTTGATGCACTGAAGGAGCTGAAAACATTTGGGAGCCTTCCTGGGAGTACTTGTTTCCATGGGCCGTTCTCCAGCCAGGCTCACTGTCAGTTCAGAAACACCAACAGACAGGTGGGAATGTTCTAGATTTTGCCTGGGACGGTAAACTTGAGGCAGAATGCAACCAGTGATACGAAAGAGAGCTACAGTAATCTTACAGGTCACATTTATAACCCCACAGTGGAAGCTGAGAGCACTGGAAGGAGGGTGGTGTTTTCACAGGATCTCAAAGGGAGGTGTGCCCCGCTCGGCCCCGACTGGGCTCCCCGAGGCTGTTGGCACGCCTGCCCCTCATTTGCTCCCCGTTCCCGTCTCTCGTTCTGTGATCtgacttctttgcttttttcatgtGGTCACATTGGTGTTTTTGTGAACTCTTGTCCAGTGGGCGTTCCAGACCTTGCAGGTTGTTTTAAAAGTTCCtccttcggggcgcctggggggctcagtcggtggagcgtctgactcttgatttcagctcaggccatgatctcagggtcgtggtgCGATCGAGGATcgcactgggctctgtgcagGGCACGCGGTccgctggggattctctctctctcttctgcgctccccccgccccccttctgtgtttgtgtctgtgaTCCCTGGTAGACCTTACTGTTTGAATCAGCAGCCCTCTGATTCTCATATGTTAACAACTGGCTTTTTCTCTCCCGCTTGCACCAAGTGAGGTGGGGATCTTCCCCTCTGGCTGCACCGTGCATTCTCCAGGGAGCTTCTCAAATCACACTGGTACCCATGCCCTCCACACCCCAGTCACATCCTGGTTCACGTGCTCTCGGGGGGGGTCCCCGCGtcattcttattttagaaataatgaaacagaacatGCACATGTCTAAACCATgcagccaggggcgcctgggtggctcagtcgttaagcgtctgccttcggctcaggtcatggtcccagggtcctgggatcgagccccgcgtcgggctccctgctcggcggggggcctgcttctccctctcctgctccccctgcttgtgttccctctctcgctgtgtctctctctgtcaaataaataaaatcttcaaagaaaaaaaccaaaaaaccatgCAGCCGGCATTGTGATTTCTGATGGCCACACCACCCATTTGGCTATTTTAGACCGTTTAAGCAGAAATGGTACCATTCTCGGGGTCAAGGGCTGGTGGTCCTTGGGCTGAGGCGGCCGAGGATGGAAGAGAAGGCAGTCGAGCAGTTTACCTTCGCTTGTCCAGCAGCCGCCTGGGGTCAGTGTGGGCGGCTGACTcgggtccccccgccccccgtgcctGCTGCCGGGCTGTTTTCAGCTCCACGGATACAGCGCGGCAGATCCGGTAACGCGCCCCTGGGGAGAAGGCTGTCCTCCAAAAGGAAGGCTCGTAAAATAAGACTGGTGGGTGGGATCGGTCAGCGGCAGACGTGGCCACCCGGCTCTCGGAGCCGGAGTGTGAACGTCTGACCAAGAGCCCAGGACACGGGGTCCAGGGAGGTGTTGGTGCTTCATCTGGGAGGAATCTGACTGAGGGCTTAGCAGGAGCAGGCTCACTCCTGGGAGCTTACCCGTGTCCCTTACTTACACTTTCACGGCCTCCCTCGGGTGGGACTGGCCACTGGTTGGCGACTAGAATATGGGGGCTCAGAGGCACTTGCCTGATGTCACGCTGTGGGGACTCGAATGCAGATGGTGGTGCCCAGAGTCCGGCTCTGCCACAGGTGGTTAGACCTCAGACTGCCTGGTACCTGGGCCGGGGTCCCAGCTCTGGGCTCGGTTTCTCCCTCCGtgatgtggggaggggagggccgcCTTTGTGTGGTTGATGGGAAGGCTGCGTGGGTGTGTCCAGTGTCCTCATGCTGACCCAGCTTCTTTGGGTCACTAGCCCAagctttcctcccccaccctcccccgctttccctcctcccctgcccccaggccctgacGACCACCAGGCCAGTCTCTGCATCTCCGAATGCAGCTATTTTAGATGCCCCAGGATAGGTGGCATCTTGCAATATTCGTCCTGGGACTGGCTCATTGGCACTTCTGTGTCCCTGCTGCATTATTCACAGTGGCCAGGGTATGGGAACACCCTGAATGTCctttgacagataaatggataaagaaagtgtgtCACATGCATACAATGGGagattattcagccttaaaaaagaaagatctacaAATGTGAATATGTGGGGGAACCTCAGGGAAACGGGTCACGTCTTGACTTGCTTCCTGGATGGAGCCAGAATTCCTGGACAATCGCACAGGCTCCCAACCTGCAGCCCTGTGGACTACCCACCGCAGGGGAGCCCAGGCTGCTTCCTGGAGGTGGAGGAGGCTGGGCCTCTCTCCTGGACTCCTGCCCCCCCCGGATCGCTGGCAGGCTGCACGGCAGGGGCCTGCCAAGCCTGGCAGCCTGGCCGTGTCACCCGGCCTAGGGTTAGGCACTTGCTGACCCGCAGCTGCATTGGTTAAACTTGAAACAGCTCGTGATTTTTCCCCCAGCCCTctcagggctggggtgggcagcCTGGTGCCCTGGCGCCCCCAGAATCGCACCGTGAGGCTGTTGAGTTCCTCAGTGAAGCCAAGCAGGGAGGACTATGGGAATTCCCGGGGCTTTGGAGTTGGTGCATGGGGCCCCAGGCTGGGGAacgcggtgggggggggggggagagagagagagagagaggggagatagagagagagagaggggagatagagagagagagagggagagagggagagagagagagggagagagagagagagagagagagagagggagagggagagagagagggagagagagagagggagagagagagggagagagagagagagagagagggagagagagagagggagagagagagagacagagggagagagggagagagagggagagagagagagagagggagagggagagagagagggagagagagagagagagagagggagagagagagagagagggagagagggagagagagagagagagactacagGAGGGGAGCTGATGCACAACCCCTGCGTGGACCAGGAGCGGACGCTTATCGTGGGTTAGCGGTAGGAGCCTGACTCCGGGCTCAGCTATGTCCGCACATCGCTGGAAAACTTAGTAGAGTCCGAGTTCAAGCTCACTGAATTGGCAGAACCAGCTGTCAAAAGGCGAGTCTTACCAATTCCCCCACATCTTTGCTGTGGTCTTCATGCCACAAATACCAGGGCACCCACTTGAATTCATTTGAGATTAAATTCAGAATTCTGTTCCCTGTGCTGTGGGCCCACCCCGAGATGGGCACTGCACGCATAGGAAAGCAGCCTACACGCTGCAGATTTGATCTAAAACAGAATTTAAGCATTTCAGGTATGCAAACGGCCTCACTGTAAATTTTTCAGTTGCGGTGACTGCAGTCGATTGGTCTGCATGCGTGCCTGGGCCTATCGGATTATGGGATTGCAGCAGCGGCTCCGATGGACTCGTCAGGCCAGCGTATGGGATTCTTTGGTTCCTATTTCCTTAGTTACTATGATTTTTCCTTGTATCAATATTatgtacttttttcatttttaaaaggcagatcaGACATTTTTATCtggaaaggaaaagtattttagGTCCAGGCTTGAGCACAGTTGCCCATTTGTCCCCAGCGAACTGTGCAGCGGACTTGGAGAGCCTCCCCTGGCCTGGCTGGAATGCCACCGCCCTCTCCCGCAGTCGCTGCCTCGCGAAAGCTAGGGTGGGGGCTGGAAGCATTTTTCTGTTGGAAAACCTCACGATGCCGCGATTGCTGGCTCAAGATGAGATTAGTGTCTGATGGAGGAGTCCTAGCTCAGGGCTGATGGTGGGGAGGCCGGTCCTGGTTTTCTTTGTAGCTAATACCTGCTGCTTCCagttttcacatttgtttctgttttttttaaagattttatttatttgagagagagagagagcacatgagaggggggagggtcagagggagaagcagactccccgccaagcagggagcccgatgtgggactcgatcccgggactccaggaccatgacctgggccgaaggcagtcgctcaaccaactgagccacccaggcgccctcacattTGTTTCTAAAGACTCCTTGATCATGCCTCCCGGGGTGGGTCCTGAAAGCGATGGGGGGGCGGAGGTGCTGCTGACTTTCTGCCCGTCGGCAGGCAGGGTCATTTGCCATGAACCTGTAATGAGATGATCTGTCCCAGGACTGCCCTGCCGTCAGTGTGGAAGGGCAGGCATGCTGCTCTGGGTGCACGCCGCCGGTCAGCAGGTGGCCCTCGGAGACTTGCTTTCTGGCACATCACGTCGACTCTCAGCATCTCGGCAGGATGCCTGCCTCCAACCCCTGCCAGCCCTGGTGGCCCCTTCTCAGCACCCCTTCCCCTCCGGGTCATTTGGGGAGACACTGGGGCTTTGCTGGACAGGCAGGGGGCCCTGGCTTTGGGTGCAGCTCCGTGCGAGGGGGAAGCCAGCGGTCCAGCGTAGGCCCGGGCCGGCTTTCTCGGCATGCTGCTCTCTCCAGGGCCGGACACGGGGGGCAGCCGGCCCGCCCCAAAGTGAGGATGCAGCCTGGCCTGTGTCAGGGCCGTTTGCGAATGATTGGGAGTTGGGGTAGACATTGTGTTTCTTTGGTCATTTGgctgaaaacagtgaatcattgGCAAATGACAcgttttaaataaatacatgtgtgtaGGTAACATGCCTTCAGTCCATGCTCCGAAGACTCACAGACCAAAGGTTCTTTATTTCGTTTTAGTCAGGGATCCCCTTCTACCCAAGTAGGATGAGCCCATGACCCTTTCTCTGAATTACATGCATTGGAGTAAAATTCAAAGGTTTGCCTGGAAACCAGGCTGTTGTACAGCCTCCCAGAGCAGAAGGGCACTGCCCTTGGATCCCATGGGGCCTGGGCCCCTCATTCCTTTGTGCAAGCCAGTGTCTCCATCTGGCCTGGCTTCAGCCACACGTGCGTTCGGGGTCCGCTTCCACTGTCCCACTGGGGTTGCCATGCGGTGTGGCCGGTGGGCGCGTCCTGGCACGAGAGATAACCCACCTTTCTCTTTCCGTCTTCCCGGCCAGGGCGAGAGCAGTTCCACGGCCTGGGGTCCATGTACTGCCGGGGTGCGGCCGCGGTCATCCTCACGTACGACGTGAACCACCCACAGAGCCTGCTGGAGCTGGAGGACAGGTTCCTGGGACTTACGGACACAGCCAGCACGGACTGCCTCTTCGCCATCGTGGGGAACAAGGTGGACCTCGTTGAGGCCGGGGCCGCAGAGagccaggagaaggaagggcGTGGCCCCGGGACGGCGGGCGGCGGTGGACTGCCCAAAGTGCCCAAGCCGGTGCAGCCAGAGGACGCGGCGGCACTTTACAACAAGATCCTCAAGTACAAGATGTTGGACGAGAAGGATGTGCCGGCCGCTGAGCAGATGTGCTTCGAGACCAGCGCAAAGACCGGGTACAACGTGGACCTGCTGTTCGAGACCTTGTTCGACATGGTGGTGCCCGTGATCCTGCGGCAGAGAGCCCAGGGGCCGCCGCAGACCGTGGACATCGGCAGCTGTAAGACGCCCAGACGGACCAGATCTGGGTGCTGTGCCTGACTCAGGGGGACCCCGAGCCCCAGGGTCCACGGCGGGCCGGGGCTGACCCAGTGTGCTGTGGTCAGAAGTTGCATAGCCGGGCTGCACACGCAGGGGGACGTCCGGGGGCAACAACAGCGGGGTGTTCGGCGGTCCACGGGCACGGCTCCTCCGTCTGCATCACCGTGGGGGACGTGAGGCCCAGGTGAATCGCCTGCAGAAAACACTCTTCCGAGCCGCGACTCCAGGGACCCTTGTGCGGTGCTGCTCCTTTCCTAACATCCGGGCCTCGCCGAAGCCTGTGGCTGGGCTCCGCAGCACGTGGCGTGCGTGGGCACCTGGCCATGGCACCTGCCTCACTCTCACGTTTTGCCAACATTTTCTTCACCGTGGTCTCTCCTTGGTCCTACCGTTTGGCACTCGTGTGTTGATGTGTCACCATGATTCTTGGCTTGTTAATTTATACGAAATCCAGAATCACCGCTTTTATACTGGTTGCAGCCGTGTGAGCTACGCACATTATTAAAAAGGATTATGAGGAGACCCTTGGTGTGGAGACTGTTGATTTTGACCTTATTTTCACTCCTGGTGGACCCcttgctgggggcgcctgggaggtGGCTGGGAGCTTAAGGTACTTCTGTCTTTAAAGCTACAATGAATCCTTAGACATTTCAGAATATTTAGATTGGTCCATTTGCTGTTGTCTCGATGAAATGAGCTCCAGGAATAGAAATCTAGAAGGTCTGTCTCTGCTCAGGTGTGTTTGGGGTCACTCAGGCAGTTACTGACCCAGAAGCCCCCTTTCCAGGGGTTGGTGGGTGGGCTGCTTTGTCACAAGCAGATTCTAAGACGAGGCTGCGAGGCAGTGGTTTTTCTGAGAAATTTAAGGGGTATCTCAGCCAACGTGGGCGGCTGGAACAAAACGCAGGCTGGGCATGTCTCTCGCGcgcagctctggaggctggaagcggAGGTCCAGGGCGCTGGCACATCTGATTTCGGGCCGGGGCCCCCTTCCCCCGGCAGACACCACCTTCTTACTGTGTCCACATGGTGGGCAGAGCGGGCTCTGGTCTCTCTCTCCTTGCAAGGCCACTAATCCCATCGCGAGGACCGCACCCCatgacctcccaaaggccccacctccaaatacggTCCCACTGGGGGGCTGGGCTTCCACAGACGGATTTGCAGGGAGACAAGTGTTCAGTCCATAATAGAGGGCACCGTGAGGCCGAGGCTAGTAAGAAAGCAGTATGTTTCGTGAGTCGTTActttggggggctggggaggtgtGCAGTGATTGTGTTGAGGGCCCACGGCCTGTTTGGGGGTCCCCCCAGGCCGGCCTCTGGTCCTGTGCAGTGCACGTTCTCCAGGTGCGAGCATGAGCCAGCCTACAGGACGGAGCGCGGCACAGCCTCCTGTCTCTGcctggggctccccactctgACGCCCCATTACCCAAGCCCGTCCAGAGGCCTCAGACTTCAGTCCCACAGCGGAGCCCGTTGGAGAGTGAAAACGAATCCGTGCATCATCAAGCTGGTTTAATGATACCTTTGCTGGTGCCCCGTCTGCGACACCTGCCACCAGCCAGTGAGGCCCTGGGATTTGTCTCTGCAGCCTGTGCAGGAGAAAGTGTCCTCTTCTACGGTTCGTGCAGGAAGGCAGGGCTGGCTGAGTTCTCACGGCCTTTTCCCCTGAACGTTCTCTGCTTCTCTTGCCCATCTGCTCCGAGCACCCCCAGCTTGTGTCCCTAAGTGGCCGCATGTTCTGGGGGGTTGCCCAGGGATGGCACGTTCTCCATCAATCCCATGGAAGCATTTCACCCTTGACTGTTGTCCTAAAAATAGACATCACGCTGGATTGTGTCTCAAGTGGATCTCGGACGCCAGCGAGTTCTTTGGTCCCAGCCTGCTTGCGGGGTCCTAGCTCTGACCGAGTGGGCCCGGTTCCCACTCAGGAGCCAGGTCAGCGCTGGGGAAGCGTCAGGTTGCTTGGGTGGGTAAGCCAGCTGGTGGAGACACATGGGATTTCTCGGCGGGATGTGGGTTTGAGCTGGCAACCTCAAAcgttccttttctccttctgtacAGACATGACTGCCCGGCTACCCTGGTCTCAGAGCCGCCCCTGCGGATTTTCTCCCTGGGCTCCACTGTCCTTGCACGATGGAAACCTCCTCAGCGGCATCTCTTCCTTGGATGTTTCCAGGCGCCCTGAGGCGGCGTGCGGAGCAGGAATGGTTCAGGCTGGAAATGTTGTAACCCGGGTGCTGGGAGCCCTGTTTGCCCCTCGTCCCAAACTGCAAGGCTGGCTTCTCAAAATTACAACTTTGTCGTTTCTGAACTTGGTTTCGACATAGCTGCCTGTGTGCCAGGAAAACCCGCACCCGGGTGTCCAGCAAACCCTCTGCACAGCACCCGGTTTCCCCACAGACCC
Coding sequences within it:
- the RAB20 gene encoding ras-related protein Rab-20 — encoded protein: MRKPDGKIVLLGDMNVGKTSLLQRYMERRFPDTVSTVGGAFYLKQWRSYNISIWDTAGREQFHGLGSMYCRGAAAVILTYDVNHPQSLLELEDRFLGLTDTASTDCLFAIVGNKVDLVEAGAAESQEKEGRGPGTAGGGGLPKVPKPVQPEDAAALYNKILKYKMLDEKDVPAAEQMCFETSAKTGYNVDLLFETLFDMVVPVILRQRAQGPPQTVDIGSCKTPRRTRSGCCA